One genomic segment of Solibacillus sp. FSL W7-1436 includes these proteins:
- a CDS encoding distal tail protein Dit encodes MIIELLNGTRFDIADYDLKRLFHYVPSATINHESFSVDGSSDIITNSKLNNRTIKVELLYISQDIYDYYLLRDELNALFMRTEPFYIIFKREPYKRWLVKTADQFEIPPHPHMQSFTVEFVTLKNYAESVGTTMDLQAFKEWDADLWGWGMGLDWDKTYQYEFTTSSFTVDNVGNAIIDPRQHELEIIIKATASSYIQLVNNTTGETYRYNGALSTSDTLVIKGVRTLKNGVSVFKNTNHKLLSLAPGINAFTVTGGTVQSVKFNFRFLYK; translated from the coding sequence ATGATAATTGAATTATTAAATGGCACTCGTTTTGATATTGCCGATTATGATTTGAAAAGATTATTTCATTATGTACCGAGCGCAACAATTAACCATGAATCATTCAGTGTGGATGGCAGCAGTGATATTATCACAAACAGCAAATTAAATAACCGTACAATCAAAGTTGAATTGTTGTATATCTCACAGGATATTTACGACTATTATTTACTGCGCGATGAACTGAACGCTTTATTTATGCGAACAGAACCATTTTACATCATCTTCAAACGTGAACCGTATAAACGATGGTTGGTAAAAACAGCGGATCAATTTGAGATACCGCCGCATCCACACATGCAATCATTTACAGTGGAGTTTGTAACTCTAAAAAATTATGCTGAATCGGTTGGTACAACGATGGATTTGCAAGCCTTTAAAGAATGGGATGCGGATTTATGGGGCTGGGGAATGGGTTTGGATTGGGATAAAACGTATCAATACGAGTTTACTACAAGTTCATTCACGGTTGATAACGTAGGCAATGCCATCATTGACCCACGACAACATGAATTAGAAATCATAATCAAGGCAACCGCATCAAGTTATATTCAACTAGTTAATAATACAACGGGCGAAACGTATCGTTATAACGGTGCATTGTCCACCAGTGATACGTTAGTTATTAAAGGGGTGCGAACGTTGAAAAACGGTGTGAGTGTATTTAAAAATACCAACCACAAATTATTGAGCCTAGCACCTGGAATCAATGCATTTACAGTAACAGGAGGCACGGTTCAAAGTGTCAAATTTAACTTTAGATTTTTATATAAATAA